A region of the bacterium genome:
ATACGATTGCTCTTTACTCTTGTCTTCACCTTTCTTCAAAATATACCTTTCAATTCTTGAATCCCATTCTACTTTTGCATAGTGGCCTGTAGCTATGAAATCTGCTCCAATAGATTTTGCCTTCCCAAGAAGTAATCCAAACTTAATCTTCTGGTTACATACAACACAAGGATTAGGTGTCCGTCCATTTAGGTATTCATTTACAAAGTAGTCGACTACTTCTTTTTTAAAAGCCTCCTTCATATTTATCACATAATGTGGTATACCCAGTTGGGCTGCTATCCTTTTAGCATCATACACATCTTCAACTGAACAGCAGAGGTGCGACCTCAACCTTGAGCCACCATCATCCCACAGTTTCATAGTAAATCCGATAACTTCATAGCCCATCTGTTTCAAGATAGCAGCAGTAGTAGATGAATCTACTCCGCCACTCATTGCAACTACTACCCTTGGCATAATTTTAGACTAAATCGTAAAGAGACCTATACTGACTCCACTCTCTTTACCTCTGGTATCTTCTCTTTAAGCTTTGTCTCAACAACCTTAGTGAGAGTCAGCTGAGCCATAGGACAACCACCACATGCTCCTGTAAGCCTTACTTCCACTATTCCATCCTTTACCTCAATAAGCTCAATGCTCCCACCATCCATGGCAAGCATTGGTTTTATATCCTCATTTAGCACCTTTTCTATCTTTTCTCGCATCTTTTCCTCCCGACCGCCTCTTTTTTAAATTATAGAAAAATATACCCTAACCCCAAAGCCATTAAGAAATAACTAATAAGTAAATGCATAGAATTTTAAGCCCGAATTCCTTCCTTAAAGCCAGAATAGTTGCATAGCTTGTGACAGGGCCTGCAATAAGTAATACCATGCCTGCCCCTATATTCATTCCTTGTGAAACAAATGCATGAACTAATGGAACACTTCCAGTGGAGCACATATACATAATAAGTCCAAATATAAGTGCAAATAAATAGCCAATACCGCCGGGTAGCCAATGTTTGATAAAATACACAACCGGTGTAATTGTGGATATAAGGGCAGCCAGTAGAATTCCTATGATTAATTCGAGCCCAATTTCTTTTGGCATATCAATATTTTACTGGCTCTTTTATAAATGTAGCTTTACAGTGTGGAGAACAAAAATAGTAGCTTTTGCCATTGTACTCTGTAGTTGTAGCAGTAGCCTCTACTATATTCATTCTGCAAACTGGGTCATTCACTAACCCTTCTTTAAAAGCTGTTCTTTCTGGATTAATATTTAGAAAGTTGCCAATTGTGCCAATAACTATTCCAAGAAGAATGACCGAGAAGAAAAGAAAACCTGTAAACCTTATACCAAGAAGACTATAGGTTACGAGTAACGCTGTTATTGAAGTAGCTGGTGTTGCTACTAAAAATGCAAGAACTGGCCCAAGTTTTGCCCCCCTTTTATATAAACCTAGTCCTATGGGAAGAGTACCTATACAACAGAGAGGGAGTAAAGTACCAACAAAAGTTGAGTAAAGAATTGGAACTATCCCACCACTACCCAAATATTTTTTTATCTGACCAATAGGGACAAACTCATGTATCAACCCACTAAGAAAGAACCCGATTACTAAAGCAGGCAGTACTTCAATAATATACTGCTTAAGAACAAGTAAAAATTGAATTCCTATCACTTTTTACCTATTTTCCTTCAATACTTTAGCTAGTACTTTGCTTTTTAGATAATCTTCAATTGTTGATTTCTCACTCTACCATTCATTGCACAAACTACCCTCATAGTAAAATCAAATATCAAAATTTAATTTTCTATTTTGCACTTCGCATTTTGCATTTCTTCTGGTAATCTTCAATTGCTGACTTAACACCATCCTCTGCTAATACTGAGCAATGGACCTTCTCTTTAGGTAAGCCACCCAAAGCTTCTGCTATTCTCTCATTAGTTATTTTTAGCGCCTCCTCAACAGTTTTACCTTTTATCATTTCAGTCAAAATGGATGATGAAGCCACTGCTGCTGCACACCCAAAAGTCTGAAATTTAGCATCCTCAATCCTGTCATCTTTCACTTTTATATAAAGCTCCATTATATCACCACAAACTGGTGATGTAACCTTACCTACACCATCAGGGTTTTCTATCACACCCACATTTCTTGGATTCCTGAAGTGTTCTAAAACTTTCTTAGTATATTCAAAAGCCATAAATTAAATATATTCTAACATCCTATCAAGTGATATCTTTGCTTTCTCTCTTATTGGCTTAGGTATTTCCACCTTATACCTCTCCTCTTTCAGTGCAAGATATACATCAAAAAGTGTAATAAACTTCATACTGCGACACATACGAGCAGGTCCTGCTGTATAAAATGTTTTACTCGGGTTCTCTTTCTTTAACCTATAAAGGATACCTTCTTCAGTCCCTACTATAATCTTATTAGCACCAGAATTCTTCGCAAACTTAACCATCCCATTAGTACTTAATACCTCATCTGCTAAATCAATAACTTGTCTCCTACACTCTGGGTGGACAATAAGCTTTGCATCCGGATGCCACTCTTTTGCCTCTTTAACAAACATAGGTTCTATCAGCTCATGCACATAACAAAAGCCATTCCATGGTATAATCTCTTTATCTGTAAACCTTTGTACCCAGCTTGCAAGATTCCTATCAGGGACAAATATTATCTTTTTTGCATTAACATTTTTAACCACATTAACTGCATTAGCAGATGTACAACAAACATCAGTCTCTGCCTTCACATCTGCATTTGTGTTTACATACGAGACTACTATAGCATCTGGGTGCTCTGCTTTAAGTTCCTTTAGTTCAGCTACTCCTACCATATCAGCCATAGGACAGCTGACATCACTTCTCGGAATTAAGACAGTCTTCTCCGGTGCAAGTATTTTAGCACTCTCAGCCATAAATTTGACACCACAAAAGACGATAATTTTACACTTTACACTTGCCGCCTGTCTTGACAGATCAAGTGAGTCCCCTATGTAATCAGCAATCTCCTGTATCTCGGCTCGCTGATAATTGTGGACAAGTAAAACAGCATCATTTTTTTCTTTTAACTTTATTATTTCACTTTTTATGTCCATCTTGTATAATCTACCCTCGCCGTTCATCGTGGAAAAGCGAGTGTTTTATTCTTGCTTGTCTTTTTTGTTGGGCTTAAAGAAGTCGCAATCCCTGCAAGTAGCCATAATTAATCACCTCCTTTCCTTAGCTCCAGATTGCACAGATTTTTAACCACGAATATACACGAATACACACTAAATTCATAAGACTATTCTTTCCTTTATTTATGTCCATTCGTGGTTTCATCATTTATCCGTGAAATCTGTGGCTTCATTTCTAAACATATCCTTTATATTATGAGAAAAAAGTCTTAGCTAAAAGCCCTGCTATTGGTGGCAAAATGAATGTAGATGCCACCCTTATTAGCACAAATTTAGGTCCTAATATACTTATTTCAAGTGGCAGCCTACTAACAGTCCCCATTCCCCATGCTGCTATAAGGGTGACAAGACAGGACGCACTCGCCCCTATCTTATAAAAAGAAGCAAGTATCGGGAATAGTGCATAAGGACTTAGAGGAATAAGAAAGCCAATCAACCACCCAATCATAATCCCCTTAAAGCCAGCTTCTTTACCTAACCATTTAGCAATAATATCTTTAGGAATCAAAACCTGCACCATTCCTGCAACGGCAAATGAAGCAATGAGAAGTGGTAAAACACCAAGAAAAGTTTTACCACTAAATTTAAGTCCCTCAATATATACGCCACGAGAATAAGCAAATACTGTTAGAACTACAGCTATCCCAAACATTATAATAGTTGTAAGCATTTTCCCCTATTAGCGAGGCTGAAGCCTCACGCTACATATTTATCTTATGATTTCAATTCTTTTACGAACTTTCTCGTCTTATCACCTTCGCTGGTGATAAGGGCTTTTGTTTCTTCTCTTGTCTCCTTTATAAGTTCACTTATCTTCTCTATAAGTTCCCTCGTTTTCTTACCTTCTTCCAATATAGCTCTACCATTTTGTATAAGGAATTTGGTGAACACAATTGAAAGAAAAGCACCAAATATTACAAATATTATCGGGATAGCTAAATTCATCGCCCATCCCTTTTATAATTTAGATACATCTTATCACCTCCAGATGTACTATGCCTTCATTATATCTCCTTTATTTCTTTGATGTTCATCCTACCTCAATGTTTACCCAGCTCATATTATGGCCTGGGTTTACCAAAAGGTGATATTTCTCTAAGCCTATTAACAACACCAGGAAATACATCAATCACTCGCTCTATATCCGCATCTGTATTATCTCTGCCAAGACTGAATCTTAAAGATGAGTGTGCAACTTGAGGTGGTATTCCCATAGATAGTAGGACATGGGAAGGCTCAAGTGACCCAGAAGTACAGGCAGACCCTGAAGATGCAGATATACCTTCATAATCCAAATTCAATAACATAGATTCACCCTCCACATATTTTACACAAATTGATAGCGTCCCACTAAGCCTATTTTCTGGATGTCCTGTTAGAATAACATCCGGTATCTTATTCATTATACCATTATACAACTTATCCCTTAATCTTTTAAGCCTCGTATCTTCTTCGCTCATTTCACTCCCTGCTATTTCACACGCTTTACCTAGCCCTACAATGCCTGGAACATTTTCAGTACCAGCCCTACGATTGAATTCATGATGACCACCATGGATGAGTGGGTCAACCTTTGTCCCTCTTTTAATATAAAGTGCACCTACTCCTTTGGGACCGTAAAATTTGTGTCCTGATAAAGAAAGTAAATCTACACCAAGCTTGTTAACATCTATAGGAATCTTACCCGCTGTCTGCACTGCATCTGTATGGAAATATATACCACGCTCTTTTGCAAACTTTGCAATCTCCTGGATTGGCTCAATTGTGCCGACTTCGTTGTTAGCATGCATAATAGTGATTAAAATTGTTTTATTAGTAATTGCAGCCTTGAGTTCGTCCAAATCAACAACCCCATATTTATCTACACCAACATAACTTACATTAAATCCCTGCCGCTCAAGCCACCTGCATGGGTTAATTACTGCATGATGCTCAATCTTTGATGTAATTATATGATTGCCCTTATCCTTATTTGCATAAGCAATTCCTTTAATTGCAAAATTATTTGCTTCAGTCCCACTTGCTGTGAACACAATTTCCTTTGAATCCGCACATAAAAGTTTAGCTACTTTATCTCTTGCATCTTCAATGGCTTCACGCGCCTCACTTCCAAATTTATATATGCTTGATGGATTACTGTATAACTCATTAAAATATGGACGCATCGCATCAATCACTCTTGGGTCAGTAGGTGTAGTAGCATTATGGTCAAGATAGATAAACTTAGCCATCCTTCCCCCTCTGTTTGTATTCGTCCAAAATATCTTGCAAGCTCATATCATTAAGAATCTTGCTAAATTCCTTACTTAACCTATTCCATACAACTCTTGCTACACAGTTATTTATTCTATCACACTCTCCGGTTGAGGTTTCACCTCTTGGCACACAGTTTGAAAGCTTAATAGGACCCTCAAGTGCATATAAAATATCGCCTACCTTTATTTTCTTAAGTGGCTTTTTAAGTTTATACCCACCACCAGGTCCTCGCACAGATTCAACCAATCCCGCTATATTAAGGTCGTGAAAAATTCTCTCCAAGTAAGCCATAGGAATACACTGTTTTTCAGATACACTCTTAACCGAAGTAGGGGCTTGATTAATCAAACCCCTACCTTGCCCATTTTTAGCTTGCCTCGCCAAGTCAAGGCGGGCAAGCTCAATCATTGCCCGTAGCCCATATCTACCTTTACTTGAAATCCTCATATTTTAATATTATAAAATACTCTACCATTTTTGTCAAGTATTTTTAAAAAAGGAGTGTACTGAAAAAAGTATAAAAATTGTCACTCTGAACGAAGTGAAGAGTTTCCGGATTCCGCATATTTATTTAGTAATAGAGATTCTTCGCTACGCTCAGAATGACAGTTTAATGGTATTTTTCAGCACGCTCTTGAAAAAGTACCAAAGTTTGATACCCTCATTGATAGCAACTTACCTAATCAATATGAGTCCTTTAGCTGCCCTGTAACCATTGGATTCAAGATGGCAAAAATAGATACCAGCTGGTAGCATTTTACCCTCGTTATCCTTGCTATCTCAGTTTATGGTATAATAGCCGGCGAGTTGCATTGCAGATGCTAATCTTCTCACTACTCTACCCGTAATATCGTATATTCTGATGTCTACATAGCTATCATTTGGAAGCCCGTATCTAATACTTGTCAGCCCAGTTGTAAGATTAGGATAGTTTTGTGATAGACTGTAGACAGATGGTAACAAAGAGTGTAGTAGTTGAGATTCATCAAGCCCGACAATTGGAATCATATCAAAAAATAGTAAACCACCCGATTCTATATAATTAGCACTTGCCGCTATCCCTGTCACAGATTGACCTACAATATCGTATAACAAGAAAGAACTTGAACCCGCCTTACCACCAGCAGAAAATCCATTCTCTCGCATAATATAGTTCTGTGCTAAAATAGGAGTGGTAAGAACGAGAGATAAAAAGATAAATAAACTTGCTATTTGAGGTGCTACCTCTTTAGTCTGATTCAGTTTTTGCACCCCATACGGACTACATTTTACTATTTTACACTCTACGGCAACGGCTTAACAATCTTGTAAGTA
Encoded here:
- a CDS encoding NifU family protein; translation: MREKIEKVLNEDIKPMLAMDGGSIELIEVKDGIVEVRLTGACGGCPMAQLTLTKVVETKLKEKIPEVKRVESV
- a CDS encoding permease, translated to MPKEIGLELIIGILLAALISTITPVVYFIKHWLPGGIGYLFALIFGLIMYMCSTGSVPLVHAFVSQGMNIGAGMVLLIAGPVTSYATILALRKEFGLKILCIYLLVIS
- a CDS encoding permease; protein product: MIGIQFLLVLKQYIIEVLPALVIGFFLSGLIHEFVPIGQIKKYLGSGGIVPILYSTFVGTLLPLCCIGTLPIGLGLYKRGAKLGPVLAFLVATPATSITALLVTYSLLGIRFTGFLFFSVILLGIVIGTIGNFLNINPERTAFKEGLVNDPVCRMNIVEATATTTEYNGKSYYFCSPHCKATFIKEPVKY
- the nifU gene encoding Fe-S cluster assembly scaffold protein NifU — protein: MAFEYTKKVLEHFRNPRNVGVIENPDGVGKVTSPVCGDIMELYIKVKDDRIEDAKFQTFGCAAAVASSSILTEMIKGKTVEEALKITNERIAEALGGLPKEKVHCSVLAEDGVKSAIEDYQKKCKMRSAK
- the nadA gene encoding quinolinate synthase NadA, with amino-acid sequence MDIKSEIIKLKEKNDAVLLVHNYQRAEIQEIADYIGDSLDLSRQAASVKCKIIVFCGVKFMAESAKILAPEKTVLIPRSDVSCPMADMVGVAELKELKAEHPDAIVVSYVNTNADVKAETDVCCTSANAVNVVKNVNAKKIIFVPDRNLASWVQRFTDKEIIPWNGFCYVHELIEPMFVKEAKEWHPDAKLIVHPECRRQVIDLADEVLSTNGMVKFAKNSGANKIIVGTEEGILYRLKKENPSKTFYTAGPARMCRSMKFITLFDVYLALKEERYKVEIPKPIREKAKISLDRMLEYI
- a CDS encoding permease yields the protein MLTTIIMFGIAVVLTVFAYSRGVYIEGLKFSGKTFLGVLPLLIASFAVAGMVQVLIPKDIIAKWLGKEAGFKGIMIGWLIGFLIPLSPYALFPILASFYKIGASASCLVTLIAAWGMGTVSRLPLEISILGPKFVLIRVASTFILPPIAGLLAKTFFS
- the nifS gene encoding cysteine desulfurase NifS, whose translation is MAKFIYLDHNATTPTDPRVIDAMRPYFNELYSNPSSIYKFGSEAREAIEDARDKVAKLLCADSKEIVFTASGTEANNFAIKGIAYANKDKGNHIITSKIEHHAVINPCRWLERQGFNVSYVGVDKYGVVDLDELKAAITNKTILITIMHANNEVGTIEPIQEIAKFAKERGIYFHTDAVQTAGKIPIDVNKLGVDLLSLSGHKFYGPKGVGALYIKRGTKVDPLIHGGHHEFNRRAGTENVPGIVGLGKACEIAGSEMSEEDTRLKRLRDKLYNGIMNKIPDVILTGHPENRLSGTLSICVKYVEGESMLLNLDYEGISASSGSACTSGSLEPSHVLLSMGIPPQVAHSSLRFSLGRDNTDADIERVIDVFPGVVNRLREISPFGKPRP
- a CDS encoding Rrf2 family transcriptional regulator, with the protein product MRISSKGRYGLRAMIELARLDLARQAKNGQGRGLINQAPTSVKSVSEKQCIPMAYLERIFHDLNIAGLVESVRGPGGGYKLKKPLKKIKVGDILYALEGPIKLSNCVPRGETSTGECDRINNCVARVVWNRLSKEFSKILNDMSLQDILDEYKQRGKDG